GGCGATACCTTGAATCGAAGTTGGTAACGACTCACGCTCTTTTTTTGCTGTTGGTAGATGTATTTCCATTTCATCACTTTTAAAATCCAATCAGCATGAACAAACACAGACCACAAGGCAGACTTTCCTTTGTCTCCAATCCAAAATCCCCAAAAACGACTTCTTCAAAGGTGGGTTATGATACTCCTATTTTCTCGCCAAGTGACCCACTCCCAAGCGGAAACCCATTACATTTATTATTCTTGCTGCTTTTCGCTGCATTTTTCTTTATCTTAGCTACGTCAGATTTTGACGAGTATGTGCTATTGAAAGATGATGGTACGTATGAACTGACCGACAAACGAAAAGGAAAACTACTCAACGAATTGGCAGATTTGGAGGAAGCGGAACAGTATGCACTTCGGGCGATTCGTAGCGGAATGTACCCTTGCTTTAGTTGTTTTACGTCAGATTCCATTTTTCTGTATAGCGGTGAAGTTTGGAAGTATGGGATTACGACCAAAGGGCAAAATAGGCGATATGGGCGTTTTCTGATAAACATGGGTTTGCAGTACGAAATTCAATACAAAGGACTTTTACACGATTGCTTGAAGGAGGAAAAGCGAAAGATTTACCACTATCCGCTTTTGCCCGAAAATCTGAAACGTGCTAAGAAATTGGGGCGACCTCCCGGCAATAAACAAGATTCTTGAAGTGAAAGGACGCAAGATGTGAGAAGCGAGAAGTCAGACATAGTTTTAAAACAATCTTAAAAAATCAACAACATGAATACTAATAATCAAAATATAAACCCAAACACAACAAACGCTGAACCTACTCCAAAAGACTTCAATTTTACGGCAATCACTTGGAAGGATGTCACCGACAAAGTGAATTTTCAAGCGTTTGAAGATGTATTGAATGAGCAATTGACTTTAGCCGATTATGGCGAAACGGTCAAAAATCTGTACGGTACTTTTTTGGTGATTCAAGCCAACAATGAGTTTCACGATGAATTTGTGGACTACGATACAGAGGAACAGATTTTGGAAATGGCGTTCAAGGTGGATATACGGCAATTGAAGGACGCAAGCAAAGCGGAAACATTGCAACGAATGGCAAAGGCTTTTTTGGCGTATATTCGGCAATATCCTACTATTGAAGGTTTTGACTCAAAGCGTTTTTATACGGATGTTCAATCTGCTTTTGCTGAAAAAGGATGGTTGGTTGAGGCAGAATCAGCGATTTCAATTTCCAATTTATCGCTCTCCGAAAAAGCGAAAATAACAGGATTGGAGGAAGCGATTGTTCATTTGATAGAAACGGATATTGACAAGGCAGCTTTGGGGTGGATAAAAGTGTATTGTGAGAAATTGGAGATAGAATATCGGGAATTGATACCCGAACTCTTTGCTTAATTCAAGATTCTTCCCACTTCAATACCATACAACGAGTTTTACTCAACCCACTTTGCAATTCAATTGCACTAACATTGTGGTATTTTTGCAGTTGATGAAAATAACTACCTACATATTCACCATTTACATACTTGCGTTATCACTCGTACCTTGTAGCGATGGTGGCGGTGGTATGGTAGAGATAGTTAAGCATTTTTTTGGGGTAGAACACCATCATGTATCAGACCATGAGCAACATTCAAAAGATTGTGGGGATGATGCTTGTACGCCTTTTTGTGTTTGCAGTTGTTGTTCGATAGCTTTAGATGTTCCTCCAAAGCTATTTTTTAGGGTTGAATATCTACCTCCAATGCTTTCTAAATTACAGACCTCATTTTCCGATTTTATTCCTTCCTCTTTTCATACTTCTATTTGGCAACCGCCGAAATTTAGTTGACCAATTTTCGTGGGATAACTATGTCCACACAACTCGTACTTATTGGTTTAACTAAATTTCAAATAACTTATGTTTGATAAGATTATCGCTTATTCAATTGAGAATAAGTTTGTAATAGGGCTATTGGTAGCTGCCCTAATTGTGTGGGGTTTATTCTCCTTAAAACAGCTACCTGTTGATGCTGTGCCTGACATCACCAACAATCAGGTGCAAGTGATTACCATTTCTCCAACTTTGGCAACCCAAGAAGTAGAACAGTTTATTACCACGCCTGTCGAATTGGCTTTGCAGAATATTCAGCAGCTTGTTGAAATACGCTCTATATCTCGTTTTGGGCTATCTGTTGTGACGGTGGTTTTTGAGGAAGATATGGACGTATATTTATCTCGTCAGTTGGTGAGTGAATACCTAAAAGAAGCAGA
The Chitinophagales bacterium genome window above contains:
- a CDS encoding DUF6660 family protein, translated to MLNSRFFPLQYHTTSFTQPTLQFNCTNIVVFLQLMKITTYIFTIYILALSLVPCSDGGGGMVEIVKHFFGVEHHHVSDHEQHSKDCGDDACTPFCVCSCCSIALDVPPKLFFRVEYLPPMLSKLQTSFSDFIPSSFHTSIWQPPKFS